In Sphingomonas sp. PAMC26645, one DNA window encodes the following:
- a CDS encoding IlvD/Edd family dehydratase: MDRVPVKPFRSRDWFADPARSDMTALYLERFMNYGLTPAELRSGRPIIGIAQSGSDLSPCNRIHLELAKRTRDGIRDAGGIAMEFPVHPIFENCRRPTAALDRNLAYLGLVETLYGYPIDAVVLTTGCDKTTPSGIMAASTVDIPAIVLSGGPMLDGWHDGELVGSGTVIWRSRRKLAAGEIDEEEFLNRATDSAPSAGHCNTMGTASTMNAVAEALGLSLTGCAAIPAPYRERGQMAYETGRRIVEMAYEDLRPSTILTRDSFLNAIRVVSAIGGSSNAQPHIMAMAQHAGVTLYPEDWSDHGYDLPLLVNMQPAGKYLGERFHRAGGVPAVLHELIAGGKLDTSCLTVTGRSIGENIAGRETRDREMIKPFDAPMMERAGFLVLKGNLFDFGIMKTSVISPAFRERYLSTPGAEDRFEARAIVFEGSDDYHHRINDPALDIDEGCILVIRGAGPIGWPGSAEVVNMQPPDALIQRGVLALPTLGDGRQSGTSDSPSILNVSPESAVGGGLSWIRTGDVVRIDLVAGTCDALVEPDEIARRKGEGLPPVPESNTPWEELYREKTGQLAEGGVLDFAVKYRGISAKTPRHNH, encoded by the coding sequence GTGGACCGTGTACCGGTGAAGCCGTTCCGATCGCGCGACTGGTTCGCCGATCCCGCCCGCTCGGACATGACCGCGCTCTATCTCGAACGCTTCATGAATTACGGGCTGACCCCGGCGGAGTTGCGCTCGGGAAGGCCGATCATCGGCATCGCGCAGTCGGGCAGCGACCTTTCGCCGTGCAACCGCATCCATCTGGAACTCGCCAAGCGAACGCGGGACGGGATTCGTGATGCGGGCGGCATCGCGATGGAGTTCCCGGTCCATCCTATCTTCGAGAATTGCCGGCGGCCGACCGCGGCGCTCGATCGCAACCTGGCGTATCTGGGGCTGGTCGAGACGCTTTACGGCTATCCAATCGACGCGGTCGTGCTGACCACCGGCTGCGACAAGACCACGCCGTCGGGGATCATGGCGGCGTCGACGGTCGATATTCCGGCGATCGTGCTGTCGGGCGGTCCGATGCTCGATGGCTGGCATGACGGCGAGCTGGTCGGCTCGGGAACGGTGATCTGGCGTAGCCGGCGCAAGCTGGCGGCGGGCGAGATCGACGAGGAGGAATTCCTCAACCGCGCCACCGACAGCGCGCCGTCCGCCGGGCATTGCAACACGATGGGCACGGCCTCGACGATGAACGCGGTCGCCGAGGCGCTCGGGTTGTCGCTGACCGGGTGCGCGGCGATTCCCGCGCCGTACCGCGAGCGCGGCCAGATGGCGTACGAGACCGGGCGGCGGATCGTCGAGATGGCGTATGAGGACCTGCGCCCGTCGACGATTCTCACGCGCGACAGCTTCCTCAACGCGATCCGCGTGGTCAGTGCGATCGGCGGGTCGAGCAACGCGCAGCCGCATATCATGGCGATGGCGCAGCATGCGGGGGTGACGCTGTATCCGGAAGATTGGTCGGATCACGGCTATGACCTGCCGTTGCTTGTCAACATGCAGCCCGCGGGCAAGTATCTCGGCGAGCGGTTCCACCGGGCGGGCGGCGTGCCCGCGGTGCTGCATGAGCTGATTGCGGGCGGGAAGCTCGACACGAGCTGCCTGACGGTCACCGGGCGGTCGATCGGCGAGAACATCGCTGGCCGCGAGACGCGCGATCGCGAGATGATCAAGCCGTTCGATGCGCCGATGATGGAGCGCGCCGGCTTCCTGGTGCTGAAGGGCAACCTGTTCGATTTCGGGATCATGAAGACGTCGGTGATCTCGCCGGCGTTCCGCGAGCGGTATCTCTCGACGCCGGGCGCGGAAGATCGGTTCGAGGCGCGGGCGATCGTGTTCGAGGGTTCGGACGACTATCACCACCGGATCAACGATCCCGCGCTCGACATCGACGAGGGCTGTATCCTGGTGATCCGCGGGGCGGGGCCGATCGGCTGGCCGGGCTCGGCGGAAGTCGTCAACATGCAGCCGCCCGACGCGCTGATCCAGCGCGGTGTCCTGGCGCTGCCGACGCTCGGCGACGGGCGGCAGTCGGGGACGTCGGACAGTCCGTCGATCCTGAACGTGTCGCCTGAGAGTGCTGTCGGCGGCGGGTTATCGTGGATCCGGACGGGCGACGTGGTGCGAATCGATCTGGTCGCCGGGACCTGCGATGCGCTGGTCGAGCCCGACGAGATTGCGCGCCGCAAGGGCGAGGGGCTGCCGCCGGTACCCGAGAGCAATACGCCGTGGGAGGAATTGTACCGCGAGAAGACCGGGCAGCTGGCCGAGGGCGGCGTGCTCGATTTCGCCGTGAAGTATCGCGGGATTTCCGCGAAGACGCCTCGGCATAACCACTGA
- a CDS encoding fumarylacetoacetate hydrolase family protein, which translates to MEIAFTSAGALPVDWEQAALLGRIDLGDGPTPVIVRGGRVYDMSAVAPTVADLIAGGDFDTDAGADLGALGDLNLTPAADGKTRLLSPIDLHVVKASGVTFAVSALERVIEERARGDASAATAVRARLEERVGGSIRSVVPGSPEATALKAALIEDGMWSQYLEVAIGPDAEIFTKGPTLSTIGWGGEIGIRSDSTWNNPEPEVVLVVDRSGKTVGAALGNDVNLRDFEGRSALLLGKAKDNNASCSIGPFIRLFDENFGMDDVRAAQIALTIEGADGYRLDGSSSMDQISRDPEELVRQAMSEHQYPDGFVLFLGTLFAPTQDRDEPGRGFTHAVGDVVTISNPKLGALVNPVTTSKDAAPWNYGIGDLMRNLASRGLLGHTKNQGA; encoded by the coding sequence GTGGAGATCGCATTCACGTCGGCGGGGGCTTTGCCCGTCGACTGGGAACAGGCGGCGTTGCTCGGTCGTATCGACCTTGGCGACGGTCCTACGCCCGTGATCGTTCGCGGTGGCCGCGTGTATGATATGTCCGCCGTTGCGCCGACAGTCGCCGATTTGATCGCGGGTGGGGATTTCGATACCGATGCCGGCGCGGATCTCGGGGCCCTCGGCGACTTAAACCTAACACCAGCGGCCGATGGCAAGACCCGCCTGCTCAGCCCGATCGACCTCCATGTCGTCAAGGCATCGGGCGTAACCTTCGCCGTATCCGCGCTCGAACGCGTGATCGAGGAACGCGCACGTGGCGACGCGTCCGCAGCGACCGCGGTCCGTGCCCGTCTCGAAGAGCGCGTCGGCGGCAGCATCCGCTCGGTCGTGCCCGGCTCTCCCGAAGCGACGGCGCTGAAGGCCGCGCTGATCGAGGACGGCATGTGGTCGCAATATCTCGAAGTCGCGATCGGCCCCGATGCGGAGATCTTCACCAAGGGACCGACGTTGTCGACGATCGGCTGGGGTGGCGAGATCGGCATCCGCTCCGACTCCACCTGGAACAACCCCGAACCCGAAGTCGTGCTGGTCGTCGATCGCTCCGGCAAGACGGTTGGCGCGGCGCTCGGCAACGACGTCAATTTACGCGATTTCGAGGGGCGCTCGGCGCTCCTGCTCGGCAAGGCCAAGGACAATAACGCGTCCTGCTCAATCGGGCCGTTCATCCGGCTGTTCGACGAGAATTTCGGCATGGACGACGTCCGCGCCGCGCAGATTGCGCTGACGATCGAAGGCGCCGACGGCTACCGGCTCGACGGCAGCAGTTCGATGGACCAGATCAGCCGCGATCCCGAAGAGCTCGTCCGTCAGGCTATGAGCGAGCATCAGTATCCGGACGGCTTCGTGCTGTTCCTCGGCACGCTGTTCGCGCCGACGCAGGACCGCGACGAGCCCGGCCGCGGCTTCACGCATGCGGTCGGCGATGTCGTCACCATCTCGAACCCGAAGCTCGGCGCGCTGGTCAATCCGGTGACGACGTCGAAGGATGCGGCGCCGTGGAATTACGGGATCGGCGACCTGATGCGCAATCTCGCGAGCCGAGGGCTGCTCGGCCATACCAAGAATCAAGGGGCGTAA
- a CDS encoding sugar porter family MFS transporter, producing MAAESAPQVNRALIAMIVIVATIGGFMFGYDSGVINGTQAGLETTFALSSLGTGFTVGAILIGSSVGAFMAGRLADNLGRRNVMMIAAVLFIVSALAAGAATSATMFVLARIVGGLGIGAASVLAPVYISEVVPANVRGRLSSVQQIMIITGLTGAFVANWYLARIAGSSTALFWLDYPAWRWMFWMQVIPAAIYLATLFLIPESPRFLVLKGRYDEAQVVLTRLFGAAEATRKVAEIRGSLSVDAHRPKLSDLIDKASGKIRPIVWTGIGLAIFQQFVGINIVFYYGSVLWQSVGFSESDALLINILSGSLSIIACLLTVALVDKVGRKPLLLIGSAGMTVALAIVAICFASGAIVEGSLHLSDRNGLIALIAANAYVVFFNLSWGPIMWVMLGEMFPTQIRGSGLAVAGFAQWFANFAISVSFPTMAISLGLSLTYGFYALSAFVSFFFVWKMVSETRGRELEDMVG from the coding sequence ATAGCGGCAGAATCCGCGCCCCAAGTGAACCGAGCCCTGATTGCGATGATCGTCATCGTCGCGACCATCGGCGGGTTCATGTTCGGCTATGACTCGGGCGTCATCAACGGCACGCAGGCGGGGCTCGAGACTACGTTCGCGCTGTCGTCGCTCGGCACCGGCTTCACCGTCGGCGCGATCCTGATCGGCTCGTCGGTCGGCGCGTTCATGGCCGGGCGGCTTGCCGACAACCTCGGCCGCCGCAACGTCATGATGATCGCCGCGGTGCTCTTCATCGTCAGCGCACTCGCGGCGGGTGCAGCAACCTCGGCGACGATGTTCGTGCTCGCCCGCATCGTCGGCGGCCTCGGCATCGGTGCCGCCAGCGTGCTCGCCCCGGTCTACATCTCCGAAGTCGTTCCCGCGAACGTCCGCGGCCGGCTGTCGAGCGTCCAGCAGATCATGATCATCACCGGCCTGACCGGCGCATTCGTCGCCAACTGGTATCTCGCGCGCATCGCCGGATCCTCGACCGCGTTGTTCTGGCTCGACTATCCGGCATGGCGCTGGATGTTCTGGATGCAGGTCATCCCCGCCGCGATCTATCTCGCGACGCTGTTCCTGATCCCCGAAAGCCCGCGCTTCCTGGTTCTCAAGGGCCGTTACGACGAAGCACAGGTCGTCCTCACGCGCCTGTTCGGTGCCGCCGAGGCCACGCGCAAGGTCGCCGAGATCCGCGGCTCGCTGTCGGTCGATGCGCATCGTCCCAAGCTGTCCGACCTGATCGACAAGGCGAGCGGCAAGATCCGCCCGATCGTCTGGACCGGCATCGGCCTCGCGATCTTCCAGCAGTTCGTCGGCATCAACATCGTGTTCTACTACGGTTCGGTGCTGTGGCAGTCGGTCGGCTTCAGCGAGAGCGATGCGCTGCTCATCAACATCCTGTCCGGCTCGCTGTCGATCATCGCCTGCCTGCTCACCGTCGCGCTGGTCGACAAGGTCGGCCGCAAGCCGCTCCTGCTGATCGGGTCTGCGGGCATGACCGTCGCGCTGGCGATCGTCGCGATCTGCTTCGCCAGCGGCGCGATCGTCGAGGGTTCGCTGCACCTGTCGGATCGCAACGGCTTGATCGCACTGATCGCCGCCAATGCGTATGTCGTGTTCTTCAACCTGAGCTGGGGCCCGATCATGTGGGTGATGCTCGGAGAGATGTTCCCGACGCAGATCCGTGGTTCGGGTCTGGCGGTCGCGGGCTTCGCGCAGTGGTTCGCCAACTTCGCGATCTCGGTGAGCTTCCCCACGATGGCGATCTCGCTCGGCCTGTCGCTCACTTACGGCTTCTACGCCTTGTCGGCGTTCGTCTCGTTCTTCTTCGTCTGGAAGATGGTTTCGGAAACGCGTGGCCGCGAGCTGGAAGACATGGTGGGCTAA
- a CDS encoding aldehyde dehydrogenase (NADP(+)) → MDGTFPIGARAVDSDVTFLAIDPSTDAKIEPAFAVSSEEDVAEACKLAEAAFDTFRETDPETRAKFLETIADEIEAIHEPLVARAIQESGLPRPRLEGERGRTTGQLRLFAKHLRAGTWASVIIDEAQPDRKPAPRADLRQRRIAVGPVAVFGASNFPLAFSVAGGDTASALAAGCPVVVKGHPAHPGTSVMVGKAIQAAVAKCGLPEGVFSLVQGPANELGAALVKDARIKAVGFTGSRGGGLALVALAAARPEPIPVYAEMSSVNPVILFPAALAARGEALGKAYVGSLTMGSGQFCTNPGIVVAVDGPDLDKFVEAAAAALGEAAPQVMLTPGIHASYDKGVAALAGHNAVETLARGTEAEGANRGRAALFSTTGKAFVADPALSHEVFGAASIIVRCADLAEVRQVLEQVEGQLTITLQIDEGDYADAATLVPVLERKAGRILANGWPTGVEVAPAMVHGGPFPATSDPRTTSVGTAAIERFLRPVCYQDLPDALLPKAVKHDNPLGLPRTEG, encoded by the coding sequence ATGGACGGTACCTTCCCGATCGGCGCGCGCGCCGTAGACAGCGACGTCACCTTCCTCGCGATCGATCCGTCGACCGACGCCAAGATCGAACCCGCTTTTGCCGTTTCGAGTGAAGAAGACGTCGCGGAAGCCTGCAAGCTCGCCGAAGCAGCGTTCGATACCTTCCGCGAAACCGATCCCGAAACGCGCGCGAAATTCCTCGAGACGATCGCCGACGAGATCGAGGCGATCCACGAGCCGCTCGTCGCTCGTGCGATCCAGGAGAGCGGCCTGCCCCGCCCACGCCTCGAAGGCGAGCGCGGCCGTACCACCGGCCAGCTCCGCCTGTTCGCCAAGCATCTCCGCGCCGGCACCTGGGCCTCGGTCATCATCGACGAGGCACAGCCCGATCGTAAGCCCGCTCCCCGCGCGGACCTGCGCCAACGCCGGATCGCGGTCGGCCCGGTCGCGGTGTTCGGCGCCTCGAACTTCCCGCTCGCCTTCTCGGTTGCAGGTGGTGACACCGCCTCGGCACTTGCCGCCGGTTGCCCGGTCGTGGTCAAGGGCCACCCCGCGCATCCCGGCACGTCGGTCATGGTCGGCAAGGCGATCCAGGCCGCGGTTGCCAAGTGTGGGCTGCCCGAGGGCGTGTTCTCGCTGGTCCAGGGTCCCGCGAACGAACTCGGCGCCGCGCTCGTCAAGGACGCGCGCATCAAGGCGGTCGGCTTCACCGGCTCGCGCGGCGGTGGCTTGGCCCTGGTGGCACTCGCCGCAGCCCGCCCCGAGCCGATCCCGGTCTATGCCGAGATGAGCAGCGTCAACCCCGTCATCCTGTTCCCCGCGGCGCTTGCGGCGCGCGGCGAAGCACTCGGCAAGGCCTATGTCGGTTCGCTGACGATGGGCTCGGGGCAGTTCTGCACCAATCCCGGCATCGTCGTCGCGGTCGATGGTCCTGACCTCGACAAATTCGTCGAAGCCGCCGCCGCTGCGCTTGGCGAAGCTGCGCCGCAGGTCATGCTGACCCCCGGCATCCATGCCAGCTACGACAAGGGCGTCGCCGCGCTTGCCGGTCACAATGCGGTCGAGACGCTCGCTCGCGGCACCGAAGCCGAAGGCGCAAACCGCGGTCGTGCGGCGTTGTTCTCCACCACCGGCAAGGCGTTCGTCGCCGACCCTGCGCTGTCGCATGAAGTTTTCGGGGCTGCCTCGATCATCGTCCGCTGCGCCGACCTCGCCGAGGTCCGCCAGGTTCTCGAACAGGTCGAGGGTCAGCTGACGATCACGCTGCAGATCGACGAAGGCGATTACGCGGACGCTGCGACGCTGGTGCCGGTGCTGGAACGCAAGGCCGGTCGCATCCTCGCGAACGGCTGGCCGACCGGCGTCGAGGTTGCTCCTGCAATGGTTCACGGTGGGCCTTTCCCGGCGACGTCGGATCCGCGCACGACCTCGGTCGGTACGGCTGCTATCGAGCGCTTCCTGCGCCCGGTCTGCTACCAGGACCTGCCGGACGCGCTGCTGCCGAAGGCGGTCAAGCACGACAACCCGCTGGGCTTGCCACGCACCGAGGGGTGA
- a CDS encoding DNA adenine methylase — MIDDIAETCDDADMSDITTLSRYPGGKGLAFREIINLMPPHERYIETHLGSGAVYRNKRPADASVGIDLDPNVIARWRSNALGHGIRVIEGDAVSILPELSPAPGDLVYCDPPYHPDTRRRGRCYQYDYDVPEHERLLSLLVRLPCPVVVSGYRSELYDDVLSVWTRTDYQTLTHTGQVTESAWTNFRPGPPLHDYRHIGSDFREREQLRRRASSLSRRIARAAPMELHAALANLAAAHPEAVLAAAERIRR; from the coding sequence GTGATTGACGACATCGCGGAAACCTGCGATGACGCGGACATGTCGGACATCACCACGCTCTCCCGATATCCCGGCGGAAAGGGCCTCGCCTTTCGCGAAATCATCAATCTGATGCCGCCGCACGAGCGCTACATCGAAACGCACCTCGGCTCCGGAGCAGTCTATCGCAACAAGCGTCCAGCCGACGCCAGCGTCGGCATCGACCTCGATCCGAACGTGATCGCACGCTGGCGGTCGAACGCGCTGGGACACGGCATACGGGTGATCGAAGGCGACGCCGTGTCGATACTTCCCGAATTGTCCCCCGCTCCCGGCGACCTCGTCTATTGCGACCCCCCATACCATCCCGATACGCGGCGGCGCGGGCGCTGCTATCAATACGACTACGACGTTCCTGAGCACGAGCGACTGCTGTCGCTCCTCGTCCGGTTGCCCTGCCCCGTAGTCGTCAGCGGGTATCGGAGCGAGCTGTACGACGACGTGCTATCGGTATGGACCCGTACGGACTACCAGACGCTCACCCACACCGGACAAGTCACAGAGTCCGCCTGGACGAATTTTCGGCCCGGACCTCCGCTGCACGACTATCGCCATATCGGCAGCGACTTCCGCGAACGCGAGCAGCTTCGCCGCCGCGCGTCATCACTGTCCCGGCGCATCGCTCGCGCCGCGCCTATGGAACTGCACGCGGCTCTGGCCAATCTGGCCGCCGCCCATCCCGAAGCGGTGCTGGCTGCAGCGGAAAGGATACGCCGGTGA
- a CDS encoding LacI family DNA-binding transcriptional regulator: MSLATRKPRNTSGRRSGAPTISDVAVLAGVSPMTVSRVINGEAKVREATREAVNVAIDTLRYAPNRAARSLAGGGQMRIGLLYSNPSAAYLSEFLVGSLEQASRSDVQLIVEKCDIGDHEIEVARHMIESGIDGVILPPPLCDSRAVLDVLTEAGVPTVVVATGSPPEGSAAVTIDDFEAARAMTEHLVKLGHSRIGFIIGNPNQTASRLRHEGYLAAIADAGLAPDESLVVGGLFTYRSGLDGAEQLLDAKDAPTAIFASNDDMAAATVAVAHRRGLDVPGDLTVCGFDDSALATTIWPELTTIHQPIADMSRAAVELLVSAIFNRRSGGKDANGHVVLDYTLVRRQSDAAPRRRPPSRVHA; encoded by the coding sequence ATGAGCCTCGCCACGCGCAAGCCGCGCAACACTTCGGGCCGCAGAAGCGGCGCACCCACCATTTCCGACGTCGCGGTTCTCGCAGGCGTCTCACCGATGACCGTCTCGCGCGTCATCAACGGGGAAGCGAAGGTCCGAGAGGCGACGCGCGAGGCGGTTAACGTGGCGATCGACACGCTTCGATACGCGCCCAACCGCGCCGCGCGCAGCTTGGCCGGCGGCGGGCAGATGCGGATCGGCCTGCTCTACAGCAACCCGAGCGCTGCGTATCTGAGCGAGTTCCTGGTCGGCAGCCTCGAACAGGCGAGCCGCAGCGACGTGCAGTTGATCGTCGAGAAATGCGACATCGGCGACCATGAGATCGAGGTCGCGCGGCATATGATCGAGAGCGGGATCGACGGCGTCATCCTGCCGCCGCCGCTCTGCGATTCGCGCGCGGTGCTCGACGTGCTGACGGAGGCCGGCGTGCCGACCGTGGTCGTCGCGACCGGGTCTCCGCCGGAAGGGTCGGCCGCCGTCACGATCGACGATTTCGAAGCGGCCCGCGCGATGACCGAACACCTTGTTAAGCTGGGTCATTCGCGGATCGGGTTCATCATCGGCAACCCGAACCAGACCGCGAGCCGGCTTCGTCACGAGGGGTATCTCGCGGCGATCGCCGATGCCGGTCTGGCGCCGGATGAGTCGCTGGTGGTGGGCGGCTTGTTCACCTATCGCTCCGGTCTCGACGGTGCCGAGCAATTGCTCGACGCGAAGGATGCGCCCACCGCGATCTTCGCCAGCAACGACGACATGGCTGCGGCGACCGTCGCGGTCGCGCATCGCCGCGGCCTCGACGTGCCGGGCGACCTGACGGTGTGCGGGTTCGACGACAGCGCGCTTGCGACGACGATCTGGCCCGAACTGACGACGATCCACCAGCCGATCGCCGACATGTCGCGCGCGGCGGTCGAGCTGCTCGTCTCGGCGATCTTCAATCGTCGCAGCGGCGGCAAGGATGCGAATGGCCATGTCGTTCTCGATTACACGCTGGTCCGCCGTCAGTCGGACGCTGCGCCGCGTCGCCGACCACCGTCGCGCGTTCACGCATAG
- a CDS encoding SDR family oxidoreductase translates to MADQTAIYPSLKGKRVLITGGASGIGAGLVEAFARQGAHVAFVDMSKDAAEALIETLTPDVATAPIFLPLDLRDVDALKTTVATIEDRLGGIDVLINNAANDDRHTIEEITPAYWDERMATNLRHLFFAGQAVVPSMKRAGGGVILNFGSISWHLALPELLIYQTAKAGIEGMTRAMARDLGGDGIRVNTIVPGNVETPRQLKWYTPEGEAEIISAQCLKTRVQPADVAALVLFLASDDARMCTGHDYFVDAGWR, encoded by the coding sequence ATGGCCGACCAGACGGCGATCTATCCCAGCCTGAAGGGCAAGCGCGTCCTGATCACCGGCGGCGCGTCGGGAATCGGCGCCGGTCTGGTCGAGGCGTTCGCGCGTCAGGGGGCGCATGTTGCGTTCGTCGACATGTCCAAGGACGCCGCGGAAGCGCTGATCGAGACGCTGACGCCCGACGTCGCGACCGCACCGATATTCCTGCCGCTCGACCTGCGTGACGTCGATGCGCTGAAGACGACCGTCGCGACGATCGAGGACCGGCTCGGCGGGATTGACGTGCTGATCAACAACGCCGCGAACGACGATCGCCACACGATCGAAGAGATCACGCCCGCCTATTGGGACGAGCGGATGGCGACCAATTTGCGCCACCTGTTCTTCGCAGGGCAGGCCGTGGTGCCGTCGATGAAGCGCGCGGGAGGTGGCGTGATCCTCAATTTCGGCTCGATCTCGTGGCATCTCGCACTGCCCGAACTGCTGATCTACCAGACTGCCAAGGCCGGCATCGAGGGTATGACCCGCGCAATGGCGCGCGATCTGGGTGGCGACGGCATCCGCGTCAACACGATCGTCCCGGGCAACGTCGAGACGCCACGCCAGCTGAAATGGTACACGCCCGAAGGCGAGGCCGAGATCATATCGGCGCAGTGCCTCAAGACCCGCGTCCAGCCTGCGGACGTCGCGGCGCTGGTGCTGTTCCTCGCGTCGGACGATGCGCGGATGTGCACCGGCCACGATTATTTCGTCGATGCCGGGTGGCGTTGA
- a CDS encoding SMP-30/gluconolactonase/LRE family protein, with protein MSGAIPVETTAESICDVGATLGEGPIWIARDAALWFVDIKSPCVHRFDPATGALDTWKAPDQIGWIIPADDGRFLAGVRGALHRFDPATGAFDEIAVVHAETPGNRLNDAARDPTGRVWFGTMDNAESEDTGHVYHWHDGELTKTEIPPVAITNGPAISPDGRTLYAVDTLGKRIDAYPIGADGNVGEPRLFLTIDPDDGYPDGAICDSEGGVWVGFFGGWAARRFAPDGTCTDIVRFPVANITKIALGGPDGRTAYATTAAKGLDDEALAAQPLAGNLFTFRVAIPGVPVEPVTL; from the coding sequence ATGAGCGGCGCAATTCCCGTCGAAACGACCGCGGAAAGCATCTGCGACGTCGGCGCGACGCTCGGCGAGGGCCCGATCTGGATCGCGCGCGATGCCGCGCTCTGGTTCGTCGACATCAAGTCGCCGTGCGTGCACCGGTTCGATCCGGCGACGGGAGCGCTCGACACCTGGAAGGCGCCAGACCAGATCGGCTGGATCATTCCGGCAGACGATGGAAGGTTTCTCGCCGGCGTCCGTGGCGCTCTCCACCGGTTCGATCCCGCCACCGGCGCATTCGACGAGATTGCGGTCGTCCACGCCGAGACTCCGGGCAATCGTCTCAACGATGCCGCGCGCGATCCCACCGGGCGCGTATGGTTCGGGACGATGGACAATGCCGAATCCGAGGACACCGGCCACGTCTATCATTGGCATGACGGTGAACTGACCAAGACGGAGATCCCGCCCGTCGCGATCACCAATGGCCCCGCGATCTCGCCCGACGGCCGCACGCTGTATGCGGTCGACACGCTCGGCAAGCGGATCGACGCCTACCCGATCGGCGCGGACGGTAATGTCGGCGAGCCACGCCTTTTCCTGACGATCGACCCCGACGATGGTTACCCCGACGGGGCGATCTGCGATTCCGAAGGCGGCGTCTGGGTCGGGTTCTTCGGCGGTTGGGCGGCACGCCGGTTCGCGCCGGATGGTACCTGCACCGACATCGTCCGCTTCCCGGTCGCGAACATCACCAAGATCGCGCTCGGTGGGCCCGACGGTCGCACCGCCTATGCGACGACCGCCGCGAAAGGCCTCGACGACGAAGCGCTCGCAGCCCAGCCGCTGGCAGGAAACCTGTTCACCTTCCGCGTCGCCATTCCCGGCGTCCCGGTCGAACCCGTCACACTTTAG